From the Notolabrus celidotus isolate fNotCel1 chromosome 12, fNotCel1.pri, whole genome shotgun sequence genome, one window contains:
- the plekhf2 gene encoding pleckstrin homology domain-containing family F member 2, which yields MVDRLANSEANSKRIGVVEGCFGAAGQPLAIPGRVLIGEGVLTKLCRKKPKARQFFLFNDILVYGNIVIQKKKYNKQHIIPLESVTIDTVADEGDLHNGWLIKTPTKSFAVYAATATEKSEWMNHIGKCVRDLLQKSGKAPTGEHAAVWVPDSEATVCMRCQKVKFTPVSRRHHCRKCGFVVCGPCSDKKYLLPSQSSKPVRVCEFCYVQLTSGSLSLRSDSISRGSKFNNLSDDDDEDDSSD from the coding sequence ATGGTGGACCGGCTTGCCAACAGTGAGGCCAACTCCAAGCGGATCGGGGTGGTGGAGGGATGCTTCGGCGCGGCGGGGCAGCCTCTGGCCATCCCGGGCCGCGTTCTAATCGGCGAAGGCGTCCTCACCAAACTCTGCCGCAAGAAACCCAAAGCCCGTCAGTTCTTCCTCTTCAACGACATCCTGGTCTACGGGAACATCGTGATCCAGAAGAAGAAGTACAACAAGCAGCACATCATCCCTCTGGAGAGCGTCACCATCGACACCGTGGCGGACGAAGGCGACCTGCACAACGGCTGGCTCATCAAGACGCCGACCAAGTCGTTCGCCGTGTACGCCGCCACCGCCACCGAGAAGTCCGAGTGGATGAACCACATAGGGAAGTGCGTGAGGGACCTGCTGCAGAAGAGCGGCAAGGCCCCGACGGGAGAGCACGCCGCCGTCTGGGTCCCCGACTCGGAAGCGACGGTGTGCATGCGCTGCCAGAAGGTGAAGTTCACGCCCGTGAGCCGCCGCCACCACTGCAGGAAGTGCGGCTTCGTGGTGTGCGGGCCGTGCTCGGATAAGAAGTACCTCCTGCCCAGCCAGTCGTCCAAACCCGTGCGAGTGTGCGAGTTCTGCTACGTGCAGCTGACGTCGGGGAGCCTCTCGCTGCGCTCAGACTCCATCAGCCGGGGGTCAAAGTTCAACAACCTGTCGGACGACGACGACGAAGACGACAGCAGCGACTGA